The genomic DNA AAGGCAGCTAATAGTCTCATTGGTTCTAAACCACCCCTTCAGCCATCAAAGTACTTCTCTCCACCTCCACCTTCCCGGACTCTTGATCAGAACTGGTCACATTCATCCCCTTATTCCAGATTCTCCATCTCTCCTGCAAACATGGCAAGCTTTTCTCTTACACACCTTACAGATTCGGATATAGAACAAGGAGGTAAGTGATTTAGTTATAATAACTACTTTAAGGATACAAATTAAAATTGTTATGTAAAGATAAAACTAGCAGATACAACGAGTCttgttgtattttaaataccaaatatagaagtacatttttaaaaccataaaaGTTTGTCTGGTCTTGTGTTTCACTTAAGACATAGTTTTCCATGGAGATTGAGTTTATTTGCATCCAAGTTGCTACAAAACTGTGGTTGAACAGCCTATGGAACATTTACAGGACAAGCTCAGTTCTAATGTTACAAACCCCTAGTGCTGTATATGGATAAATGAAACCTCTGCAATCCTGAAGCACTGCTGTTACACCTGCCACACTGTGGCAGTTACTAATCCTGGTTATTGCTCTGTCTCAAGTCACAATTGTGTTTTCATTGCACAGGATGAGGATGCCAGGAACGTAATGTTTCTGCCATTATTGTGTAAGCTCATTTTACAGTTTAGTTTCTTTTCATATTGCTTTTTAGACAGTGCATTCTTGACATTCTGTCCAGAATTGCAGCATGTTTTCTAGAGCTGTGAATAGGATAGCTTCTGTTAGGAGAGCCAAACAATCCATTCAGAGCAATAACTGAGTACTAGCAGTATTTATTAACAGGCCTTCTTGTGAgtaacaaaaagcttttttaacCTTTGATACATTTTTGAGGTtaagagaagcaaaaataagCAGACTTGAATCTGTCTGGCATATTATTAATCTTGATAACACactgcattattaaaaataaatattactgATTGCAGAGCCTTGCTAATGGTCAATGTCTATAAATACGTAATCAGTGCTATATGGAGTTGTATTGTTCTTGTATTTTGCTTATTGATTAGATAGTGTTTGCTGCTTAGTAACTTACAGATAAGAGAGAATATTTTGGAGATCCTACATTGCCTTATGTGTCCTAAGAAGTGACATTGAACTGTGTGATTGAAGCAGATGTCTATGAATAAATGAACCAAATGTTTACAGTAGTTGAAAGTGTAGGGAAAAATTAACCAAAACTTAGAAGTGCAAAACAGCAGAATAGCAAGAGTCTTGCAAAGAAGAAGTGGGGGTTGTGCAGATGAATCTCACTGTATCTTATGACCTTTCCTCTACTAATAGGAAGCAGtgaagatggagaaaaagaTTAAATCAATTTAAACTTGCTCGGACTCCATACATAAAACACACAGGCTTTGTGTTTGAAACTTCTTTATCTAAACTCTGGATCCTCCTGGAGTAACACAGGTAATCAAGAAGTACTGAGAAATGAAAGTGAACACTGAAAGCAATGTTAAATCAGGACATTAATTTGAATGTGTACTTAACtttgtaatgtatttttaaatcagtgcaattttgcttttcattgaAAGACGATTCTGCCGCTGTTTTCAAGTActtgaagtatttttcagatAACTTAAACAAGTAAAGCAATTACACTACAGTCTGGTTTATGTATGAGATTGTATaatattctttttatatttttccatgtagTTCATTATCTATTTGAACGTACACCTGTTGTAGAATTGTGTATAACTGTCCTGTGCAACAGGTGGCTGTGTTGATGGAACTGTATGAATGGTAGTTGATCAGTAGTGAGCCATATTTATTCAAAAAGATATCACTACATATTACTTTGCTTATTACAATTGCACTATGGattattcttcctttatttcctgATGATGTACAGAATCAAAATCTTAAATCTTTCAAGGAAAATAAGACAAGTTGAATTGGCCCAGTTATCCAGTTTAATTTGTCCTTTTTGTAGCCTTTGCTATGCACGGTACTTGTAAAACGTACATAACTTCTGAGTATCACGTTAGACTTGCTGAAATCTTATATTCAGTACCATTTCTAAAATGATAATGGTTATAGAATGGTTGTTCGTGTTCATGTTTTATaggaaactggaaaagaatATATGATATACTCTGGAATTTTTAGATGAAAGAGATAATGTCTCTTAATTCCTACATATGATCCTACTGACTGCTTAAACTGTAATAGCATCTGACTATATCACAGTTAAGGGCCTTCCAGTTTTTACTACAATTTCTGCCttggagaaagaggaggaaaaattgGCTGTACAAAACTCTGGAATTTATGAATCTTATAAAAAGACTAATTTCAATAGACTGGATTTGGGTACACTTGGCCCTTTGGTTGTACATTCTGTGAATTTTGAAGCTCActcttctgctgcctgcagatcGAGGCTCCGTTCAGAGGCCTGTGGTAAATCTACCTCTTGGTGATGTTATGACAATTAAGATTCTGATTAGTGGTTAATGCCCAGTTTTGCACCTGTTATAGGGCCAGATCCATTTAAGATGTCTGCAGAGCTCCATGGTGCATCCTGAACAAAGGGTGCAGTACAATAGGTTTGCTCTGAAGCCTGTAGGGAAGAGAATACAGTGTGGGGGCTTAACCTTCCTGCTTTACCATGCATTTAGCTGAGTTAATCATTTAAACTGCTCGGAAAAAGATATCCTTAGTTATTACTCCAAACTGAGTTCAGCTGAGAAACAAATCCCTGACTTCTTGGAATGCCTTACGCAGTTGCAGATCTGTAGGGAACACTGATAGGAACAGTTTACCTGGCTTTGTATTTGTTTACCTGtactaaaatgcaaatgtacTGGGATACAAAGTACTTTGTATTTTAGTGGCTGCTTTGGCAGGGCTTGAGATAATGGTGGTCCAAGTGCTCTGTGTCCAGATCCAGTCACCAGagaattttcattatttgaagATGGGAGGACTAGATATTTTCAgatgtgtgatttttttttttttttttttttttaatacctctGTGTTAATTTTGGTTTCtaagtatgttttaaaaatgacagGAATATGTTAACTACTTTTTTCCAATGTTATTTAGCCCTTAAACCAGAATGGCTTCCATACTGATTAAAAGGGAATGATTTAGTTATCATGTTGTTTGAAGTTGCCAATGAATTGTTGAGATATCTTTTTCTAATGAGGCACTCAGGTTCGGAGTTAGTCAGAACTGTTCTTCAGTATGAAGTGAAGAACTGAATTTTCCTAAGGACCTttcccaaaacattttttagaagGCAAAGTCAAGTAGTTCTTAATACAGGCTTACAGTACTGTAGAGGGTTTAAGGAAGCTGTGCgctactgaaaatattttaaaatgttggtaATAGACTTTGTGCACAAATTATTGCCTAGAAATTCCATAATTCCAACATTGAACTCCTTGATACAGCTAGATTTAGGGTATCTCATCTGTCTTTCATTCTTACTATGGTGAGAATTAAACTCTATAATGGTCTGCAAAGAACATGTGGGCTTGTCTGCCTTGCGTGGTGAAAAACCTGTCAGACCTGGAGTTCAGCCTTAATTTTGAatcatttgatttaaaatatagtCCTGGGTTAAATAAAAGCTTATGCTCCAGAATGTTGTAATTTGCttgtgcattttgtttcttgtaATTCTGGAAAATCAGATGTTTATCTTGCACATCAGGAATTTCCTTTGCTTGATGGAGATCtaagatttttattctttacccaggtttgaagaaaatattatacAGGAAGTGAAAGTTTACTCCTTTGTCCAAATGGACTCATTGCTAATGAATTGCCAAaggagcatttttttccaaaactagATGTGTATGATATTAAGCAAGGTTATGTCCTTTTTAGCTGTacaatgaagagaaagaaatatttaaagttaaCTCGCATCACTTaaacatgaattttaatttcagtaatcCAGTAGGCTGGATTGCAATAATATAAACTGTCTTTTGGGGTAAAAAATTATACTTAAAGATCTGATCAACTACTAGCAATACTTAAATATCTGCCTGGCAGTCAAGTGGCACAATGAAGATGAATCAATAATTCCAACATGTTACATTATAATGAGGGGATTTGTTCCAAATCATTCATTACACTCTGTGTAATTTCTTGCACTAGCTACTTAAGCCTGGTCTCCGTTTTAGAAGTACATGTATCTATTTTCAATGGTTTATTATGAGGACTGGTTACAGCTTAATTCCTTCTCTAGTAGAATACCTGAATTGTTTGAATAATGAAGGCATTGTCTCAATTTGGCTACTAAAGGTGTCTAAAAGATCTGATTTTTCCCACCTAAAGAAGTTTGTTTAAACATTAGGATCTGTAGTGAGAAGCCAAGAGAGCAACAAGAGTGTCCAGTTTCAGTGGGAACACCTGTACTCTCCCAAATCCCCCAGCTGCAGATACACTGTGTATAACTGCATTTATGGAAATTGCTATTTTCCTGGAAATTAGGagatttaacattttttttcatatccttGTTGATGCACTAATGAAAGCCATTTAAGCCTCATTctttttatcagtatttttagCAGATTTTTATGTAATACTCAATCTTTCATGAGGAGGCTGGTTGGTAGAAAGACTTGTTTTTACAATTAAGCACTATCCTAAAATGTCAGCATTGTCAGGTGTCAGTGACTTGGCTATTTGTGTTGGAGCTGGTGAAAGGTGGAATCCAAGTACATTAGCCTTATAAGAAATAGCCTTAAATAAGAATGGAGTGTACAAAATTACTTCAGCTTTAAGTCATACACAAATATCCTTGTATGTTAATGGTTTTGGTACAAAATGGGAAGAAATCTAGAGGAGAGTCAAACATCATATAAACTTattgaaaataagtatttgtaATACCAGCAGCCTGTTTTTCAGAAACTTGAATATGACTTACAGTTAGTTTTGTTTATGAAATTGTTTGAACTTGCACAGATGTAGGTGTAACTTAAATGATAAATGGTactgatgtgtgtgtgtatatataatgTTTAATTCTATTTGTAAATGAGAAACTATGTAACAAAATCATAGGTATGAGGTTTTCCTATTGTAATTTAATACAGGTATGAGGTTTATGGCAATATATCATAGTTAATGAAATTTCAGGtcaaaatgtctttaaattgtgtacatttttaaattgtaatttctACTGTATATTGATTATCATGCATAGTGTGATTCAAGAAACTgcttgtaatttaaaaatatttaatattaaaaataaaatacagttatATATTTATAATCTCTTTGtctgtttgttcatttttaaacagatgcCAGCAGTGTAGTTCCAGTGTAAGATAAGTTTATTAGTGTCCTGAGGTTGAGAAAGTTCCAAAAGCTCAAAGCCACAGTCCCAGCAGATGAGTCCATGGTAAATAGTGTAGTCACCTTTCATTTCTTCCAGTATCATCACCCTTGTGAAAATGTCAGGTAAAGTGTGTACACAGTCAGTAGAGAAGCAATAATTAAAACCGAAATAGTGTAATTCTGGATACTGAATATTGCTTTAAATCATAGAATTAAAGATCTGTGGGAAGAATGGGGATTTGGAATTtataaattcagaaaacaggTTAATGATGTTTTCTTGGTGTTCATTGAATTTCTTTCTAGAAGACTTGcttttgcttgggttttttcaatCTAAGTGCATGTGCTGAATGGACCAAAAATCTCCAGTAAATAAGTGTAGTACTGGTGTGTAAAGGGAGCTCCTTTGCTGAGATACTGAGGCTGTTTCAGGCTGGGCACTcggtggggcaggaggagagtgCTGATTTTCCCTGCTATCCGGGAGGGGTGGGATGGCCCAGGGCAGCCCGGGCAGTGTGGATGGAGGCGCTTGTGGAAGCCCCCACCTCACATCGCAGCTGTTGAGTGCTGGCACCTGCTGTGACCTGGGAATGAGAAACTGATATCAAGATGACTTAACTTCATTAGGTAAAATATAACTACTGGGCTGAAATTTGACCAAGGCAATGGTCATTAATGAGAACAGATGTAAAAGATCCCATGGCACTAAACTGGTCACCTTATATAGAGCTTATTATCAAAGAATTTGAGAAGTTGGAATCTTTATGAGCAGCAAGTTCTCAAAGGGAGGGCAGTGCTGTGTCTGGGGGTCTGTGTCACAGGGGTGCTGTGACAACTTGCACAACAGAGCTGAGACAGACTTTGTCCTCCTCCAGCCGGGGACACTCCACCTGCTGAAGGAGGTACTGGGCCGACCCCTCCTGTGGTGACAGAGCCGTGCCTGGCTCAGTGTCAGGGACACCCACGCTGCCGCAGCGCTGCCGAGTGCTGCCTCCCCGTGCCTGAGTGCCCTGTGGCACCCCGAACACCGGACGGGAGCCTTGAACAGGGCGCAGTGGGCCGTGCCCGGCCCCTCGGTGGGTGCCCGGGTGCGGGCCCGGCCCGTGCCGCGGAGGGACCCGGAGCtcgcccccgcccgcccgccgggcccgcccccgccgctAAAGCGACGTGTCCGGGGCAGCGCCGGCAGCTCCGGCCGCCTCTGCCTGCGGGCTCGGGGCAGCGCCTGCCCGGGGCTCCTCGGGCCAGGGGCAGGGCCTGGGCCCCTCGCAGGCTCCTGCTGACAGACCCGGGCTCGGTCAAAGGACACGCAGCGTTCGCTCCCTGttgcccccacagcccctgctgctgttcctggctTCCCCTGGGCTCTGCCGCGTTGCCCCTTGGGCCCCAGGCACCTTCTCAGCAGCTGGTAGAGTGGTAAGTCACAGAGGATGGTTGCCAGCCCTGGTAGACGGCTGCAGAGGGTGTTAAATGTGTTGGTATTTGGCTGCTCTCTCTTTGGTTTCTCTTGACCACTCCAATCTGTTGCTGCTGATCCCCCCACAATCTGTTTGCTCCTTGCACACTCATACCACCTCTCTGgggctcccagcagctgagctggggctcTGTAAGGTTGCTTCTCCAGGTAACAGCAGTGGCAGTCTGAAAGAAAAGCTCAGCACCTTGTTTATCCCATGATAACCCATTTGCTTTTGCCTAGCCTGCAGTTTACAGACTACTTTGCTCTCTCAGTTAGCTGAAGCTTCCTTTCTCTTGGATCTTCTTCCAGCTTTCTCTCCTGGCTGCCTCCATGAACCCCCTCTTCACCAAGTCCTGTggtctgttttcttccaaacagcagctctccccagcagTGCTTCCTGTGCTTCGGCAGGGAAGCTCCCTTGCCTCTGTGCTGTCCTGTAGCTGCCCCTTTTCTGCCAAGTGAGTTACACAAAGGGTCCAGAACAAGCCCAGTGCTTGCCTTTGGACCCGTTTTCTCACAGAAAGTACCTCTGTGTCTCCAGCATTTTTTTAGGCTCCCACAACACAAGCTGCTTGGTGCTGTCTTTCAGCTGTCATCACCTGGGTGCTGCCCTAACCCAGCTGCTTTGTGAATTCCTGGTGTCTTTGGTAGTAGGGAACCTGGGGATGGCCAGAATGCCCTCACAGGCAGAGAACTGAGTCACTGTGCAAGCCGAGCAGCTGAGCATGGCTCTAAATAATGAGAAATGAGACAGGAGGTGGTGTttaccacagcacagctgggaactGCCACCACCTGCTCCAGCTAAGGTTTATGTCTTGTGCTGGGACAGTCTTGCAGCTGGGGTTAGTTTTTggttcttctttttctttcattttttattggCTCAACCAACTCTCAGGCTGCTCCTACATAATAGTATTggcataaaatatattttgttttgacCAAACCTTTTTATGACTACATGAACTGGAAGACCATGGAAGAAACATATTTTGGGAATGTCTCTTAGTAATGTTGATCACTGGTGTTATAGGCAGGGTTGCTGTGATGCTGTTGTCTTCAGGTGTAGTGTGGGCACAGAATCTGGGCTGGGGGGGAATAAAATATCAGTGCTGTCATTAATGCAGAGGAAGGAACATTGCTGTGTCTTTCTGGATAACTTGGaaagcctgctctgctgctgttgatcTGGGGCAGTAACTGCAATTAAGCCCTGCCTTTATCGGATTGTTGCTGGAAGAGGGAagtgctttttttgtgtgtgtggtggggaCTAGCCCAgaacacagaaatgctgcagctgaaaacacGTGGCTGGCTCGGAGCTTCTCCCTGAGAGTGTGCCATGTTTCCCTCTAGTGGACTCCTCGCACAGTGGAAACCTGTGCCTACAAAAAACAATTACCAGGAGTCAAGGAGAAATTACTTTGAATACGAGCCTGAGGGTCAGTCTAATACCCCCCCATAAGCCAGCATATGCACAATGAAGTGGTGCATGGTTTTATTATAACGTGGGGTagtgaggagctgggagacaACAGCAGCATATGAGATCAAACAACAGAGGCAATGTTACCAAACCTAACTGACTGTCATACTGTGCATATTTTTTGAGTTGTGGTTCACTTCTCTACAGAAAGACTGGATCAACTTGGAGACCATTTTCTCTTATGTACAGtgataaaggaaaaatctcTCTGCTATGAGGCCTGTTTCTGAGAAAGCAGAGGCATCTGTTTTTCACTAGTAGGTGGTTCACTGCGTCTTTGTTCCACTGGTTCCATTCACTTGCCCCCTGCTTCCTCTGCAAGCTCTACTCCCAGCTGAACATTGGTGTTATGTTTTTACAGCACACTGCTAATTAATACCAGTCCATCCAACAAAACATGAAGActaaaaccaaaggaaagaagcaaaggCAAGCTGTTGACAAAGAAGCATTTTCCGAAGAGCCGGCAGTGAGAAAAAAGGAACTGGGGAAATGCTTGCGACGCCAAGAAAGGAGGAATGGGGGAAACAAGGAGAGCAGCAAGATCCCCACAGCCAGAGGCAAGCGTCCTTGGAGCAGTAAGGACAGGCTTCTGAGGAGACTGGAAAGCAACGAGCGCGAGAGGCAGAGAATGCACAAGCTCAACAACGCGTTCCAGGCCTTGCGGGAGGTGATCCCTCACGTGAGAGCTGAGAACAAACTTTCCAAAATAGAGACCCTCACGCTGGccaaaaattacattaaatcCTTGACCTCCATTATACTCAATATGTCCAACGGACACTTTCCAGCAGTAGAAGGGATGGGGGGAGCCTGGGGATCCAAATTGTACCAGCATTATCAACAGCAGCATGGGGAAGATGACCATGAGGAACATCTACAGAAATATTCCACATAGATTCATAACTTCAGCCAAAACACCGGCTGCCACCTACTACTgtaattgtttttccttcttacatCACAATACATGTCATTACCTAGAGGTTTAAACCCTCAGAATTTTTCAGAGCATAATGAATGTGTTTGTGTGGTGTGCCAGGGTCTGGAAACCTATCCTGTAGCACTGGGGTTGACTTGAAAACAGTGATTTAGTAGCTTCTGAAAATTACCCTACCTGGAGTAGAGTGAGTTGAGCATTTAAGGTCTGTGTCACCCAAGTTCTTTGGAGTTTGTTGAGAATTTGGTTGTAGCTCTGTTCATCAGCCTTTCAGTGACTCATCTACCATGCTAAAGAGAAGATTAAAATTGATGACAGCATTTGACTTGGTGACTGAAGTGGCACATATGGAAAATTGGTCACCAGATCTGAATATTTATCTTGATATTTAACTTCTGTGGATCTGCCCTGATAATTCTGAACCTTGCAAGGCATAAAAATACCTGCTGATGCAAACATCTGCAAAGCTTTCTTAGATTGTAAGCTCTCTAGAGTAAGGACAGTTCTGATCTGCATTTCCAGAGCATCTGGCCTCATGAAGATTTTCTTTAGTGGGTGTCTGGGTGCCAttgtaatacaaataataaataagggACAAATGACTTATTTTTGCCAAAACAATGATAAAATGCTTTAGTATAGTCTTAAGTTAGACAATGCTCTGGCCAATATAAATTATTTGCTAATGAAGCCTGTGACATGATCAGGTTCTTTCCGTGTTAGTGTTAGATTCTGATACTATAAAACAATAAATGAAGCAGAAActcttcagaaaggaaaatgagctctttttttcccctccccattATCCCCTTCTGTGGTGAAAAGTTTTATGTCACAGAGGAACTCTCATTTCCTCTTGTATTCTTATACCTGGGGCACCTGAAGCTGGGGTGGCCTCAGTTGAGAGTGTGGTGCCCATGGAGCCCCCCTGTTACAGCTCCCCCTCCTCACATGCCCCGTGGAacaggaggctgctgctttgtgctgtggaTGGCACAGGAAGCATTTGGCACCTCATGCATCACTAGGATTGATAATGGTTTGTGGTATGGtccttttcctgcagaggaAGGCTGTCCAAGGAGGAATGGGGGCTGAGGAAGGATTAATCAGATCCATCACAGAAGGGTTGTACTGCTCTGTGCAGTTTGTAgtttgctgcagcccagctgagggggTGACAATTTAAATCGGAGTGAAAGGTGAGGTTGGCAAGGGATGTGAATTATCTTTCTCCACCACAGCAATCCATAGCTATGATGTAGAACAACACAACAGTTTATATCTGTGGTTGCCTTACTGGAGAAAACATTTGGATCCTGCCTCAACCCAGCACTTTCTTAGTTTTTGAACtgttttcacattaaaataaatgtgtttaagCCCTTCTTGTACTCAAGTGTTAAAGAAAGTATTGCAGAGTCTCTTAGAGATTTAACTTGTCATTACAGTGCTGGATCTTACTCCATTCACCAGCTGCCCCCTGTGTGTGAATTAACCTTCACTGTATTTACACTGTCTGATCACAGTGGGGTCAGTCAGTTACACcaaggctttttctttcagttgttCCACTCAGCACTTTTCAGGTAAGAGATGTTGACGTTATTTGGTTATTTCTCACCCTACAGGTCAGTGCAAACTGTGGCTCTGCATGTCACACAGTAAGTGATGACTAAGGACTTGTAGATTATGGTATTTTTTTGTAGGATTCTTTAAAGGTCATTATCTGAGAGTTGCCAGCTAGTAAATGTccctgaaatgcttttgtggGATAGTTACGTTTGAACTGCTGGCCGGTTGTGTTGGTGGGAAGAGGGAACCAGTGAGTTTAAAACCCAGTACTTGAACAGTGCTATTGGTGAAGAATTGCACTTTAAGAACAAGTATGCTGGTATTGCTGCTAAATAGACAGAGTTTATGCTTGGGCAGTGTATTTTTGACTTCCTGCAACCAGAGGTATTTCAAATATTAAGCCCAAAATGGCATGTCATGTCTAGCTATaaatacagcagcagaggaggcaggTGAAAGTCACCCCTTCTCTGCACACTGCCATCCCTGAGGGATAGACAGGCTCTGGACACAGGCGTTTAATGGAATTACAGCTGCTAGTTCCACAGTGGTACTGTGCTACAAAGCGCTGTGTTCTTGGATATGTCAAAAGGGATTTgtaagaagcatttttttctgataaattacttttatttttcaaaattgcttCAATTTAAAGtcacttttctgtattttaactAGCCACAACAATgacattatatttttaaatcaaataattttctaaataatAGTTTTAGAAGGCAAATACTTAGTACTCAAACATAACTTATaacttatcttttttttcacttaaaccCAGATTTTTACAGTAAAGTAAGTGAAACTTGGCAATGTAGGGAAAAATGCAAAGGTACATTATAAAGCTTATTGTATGCAATCAGGTTGGTTGTTGGAGATGTAAACACTGactattaaaaggaaaaatcttctTGATacaatgcagagaaaaatacaatCCTAATAATTctctaaaaatacatgtaataaagttatttatttgGACAAGATACTGTGCAATTTATGCAAAACCTATTATGGTAATTAATGCAACACATTATTTATGGTTCTCCCACAATGTATGTATAAACCAGAAATCTCTAATCACATACTGGAAAGATCAACAGgttctttttttaacagtaaaGCATCTTCAATCTTCATTCACATTTGTACGTGGAAACAGTGCTTTCCTTGGCATTAAA from Corvus cornix cornix isolate S_Up_H32 chromosome 14, ASM73873v5, whole genome shotgun sequence includes the following:
- the BHLHA15 gene encoding class A basic helix-loop-helix protein 15, translating into MKTKTKGKKQRQAVDKEAFSEEPAVRKKELGKCLRRQERRNGGNKESSKIPTARGKRPWSSKDRLLRRLESNERERQRMHKLNNAFQALREVIPHVRAENKLSKIETLTLAKNYIKSLTSIILNMSNGHFPAVEGMGGAWGSKLYQHYQQQHGEDDHEEHLQKYST